The following coding sequences lie in one Xyrauchen texanus isolate HMW12.3.18 chromosome 25, RBS_HiC_50CHRs, whole genome shotgun sequence genomic window:
- the LOC127618599 gene encoding zinc finger protein 501-like isoform X2: MEEIKEEITAEEKQRNEDFIPPDLMEVKEESQELNEEEEKLQYQKHHDFTTGEESWSCSKTKKYFSPKKSPRRAVKNTFTCSLCGTRFTSKSQLNRHMRIHTGERPYTCNECGKSFTYKQHLNLHTRVHTGEKPFSCLQCGRSFTQKHHLHLHMRIHTGERPYMCHQCGKSFAYADNLKNHLLCHSGERPFECDKCGKTFSVAAYLKKHLKVHTNEKPYKCSFCGKSFVNLSYFKEHQKIHTGVGDHMCFECGKTFITASELKQHHMIHTGEKPYKCSHCGKSFTRSQNLKIHERIHTGEKPFKCSHCGKRFTQSENLKTHERIHTGEKPYKCSHCGKSFTQSHDLKTHERIHTGEKPYKCSHCEKSFARSQNLKIHERIHTGEKPYHCSSCGRNFSAASHVVNHIKSCCPK, encoded by the exons atggaggagataaaagaagaaatcacAGCAGAGGAAAAACAGAGAAATGAAGATTTTATTCCTCCAG atctgatggaagtgaaagaggaaagtcaagagctgaatgaagaggaggagaaacttcagtatcagaaacatcatgatttcacAACTGGAGAAGAATCTTGGAGTTGCTCAAAGACTAAGaagtatttttcaccaaaaaAGTCTCCAAGAAGAGCAGTCAAAAATACTTTCACCTGCTCTCTGTGTGGTACGAGATTCACAAGTAAAAGTCAGCTTAATagacacatgagaattcacacaggagagagaccttacacgtGCAATGAGTGTGGTAAAAGTTTCACATATAAACAACATCTTAATCTACACACAAGAGTCCATACAGGAGAAAAGCCTTTctcatgccttcagtgtggaaggagtttcacacaaaaacatcatctTCATTTACACATGAGAATCCACACAGGAGAGAGACCTTAcatgtgccatcagtgtggaaagagttttgcatatGCAGACAATCTAAAGAATCATCTCCTCTGTCACTCTGGAGAAAgaccatttgaatgtgataaaTGTGGTAAAACATTTAGTGTAGCAGCGTACCTAAAAAAACACCTAAAAGTGCACACAAATGAAaagccttacaagtgttctttttgtggaaagagttttgtaaACCTGTCCTATTTTAAagagcaccagaaaatacataccgGTGTGGGGGatcatatgtgctttgaatgtggaaaGACCTTTATTACAGCTAGTGAATTGAAACAGCACCACatgattcacactggagagaagccttacaagtgctcacactgtggaaagagtttcactcggtcacaaaacctgaaaatacatgagagaatccatactggagagaaacctttcaagtgctcacactgtggaaagagattTACTCAGTCAGAAAACCttaaaacacacgagagaatccatactggagagaaaccttacaagtgctcacactgtggaaagagtttcactcagtcacatgaCCTGAAAACCCATgaaagaatccatactggagaaaaaccgtacaagtgctcacactgtgaaaagagtttcgctcggtcacaaaacctgaaaatacatgagagaatccatactggagagaaaccttaccacTGCTCTTCGTGTGGGAGGAATTTCAGTGCAGCAAGTCATGTAGTTAATCATATAAAAAGTTGTTGCCCAAAGTAA
- the LOC127618599 gene encoding zinc finger protein 501-like isoform X1, with protein sequence MERDDRLQTPVKIEVKMEEIKEEITAEEKQRNEDFIPPDLMEVKEESQELNEEEEKLQYQKHHDFTTGEESWSCSKTKKYFSPKKSPRRAVKNTFTCSLCGTRFTSKSQLNRHMRIHTGERPYTCNECGKSFTYKQHLNLHTRVHTGEKPFSCLQCGRSFTQKHHLHLHMRIHTGERPYMCHQCGKSFAYADNLKNHLLCHSGERPFECDKCGKTFSVAAYLKKHLKVHTNEKPYKCSFCGKSFVNLSYFKEHQKIHTGVGDHMCFECGKTFITASELKQHHMIHTGEKPYKCSHCGKSFTRSQNLKIHERIHTGEKPFKCSHCGKRFTQSENLKTHERIHTGEKPYKCSHCGKSFTQSHDLKTHERIHTGEKPYKCSHCEKSFARSQNLKIHERIHTGEKPYHCSSCGRNFSAASHVVNHIKSCCPK encoded by the exons atggagagagacgacaggttacag acaccagtgaagattgaagtgaagatggaggagataaaagaagaaatcacAGCAGAGGAAAAACAGAGAAATGAAGATTTTATTCCTCCAG atctgatggaagtgaaagaggaaagtcaagagctgaatgaagaggaggagaaacttcagtatcagaaacatcatgatttcacAACTGGAGAAGAATCTTGGAGTTGCTCAAAGACTAAGaagtatttttcaccaaaaaAGTCTCCAAGAAGAGCAGTCAAAAATACTTTCACCTGCTCTCTGTGTGGTACGAGATTCACAAGTAAAAGTCAGCTTAATagacacatgagaattcacacaggagagagaccttacacgtGCAATGAGTGTGGTAAAAGTTTCACATATAAACAACATCTTAATCTACACACAAGAGTCCATACAGGAGAAAAGCCTTTctcatgccttcagtgtggaaggagtttcacacaaaaacatcatctTCATTTACACATGAGAATCCACACAGGAGAGAGACCTTAcatgtgccatcagtgtggaaagagttttgcatatGCAGACAATCTAAAGAATCATCTCCTCTGTCACTCTGGAGAAAgaccatttgaatgtgataaaTGTGGTAAAACATTTAGTGTAGCAGCGTACCTAAAAAAACACCTAAAAGTGCACACAAATGAAaagccttacaagtgttctttttgtggaaagagttttgtaaACCTGTCCTATTTTAAagagcaccagaaaatacataccgGTGTGGGGGatcatatgtgctttgaatgtggaaaGACCTTTATTACAGCTAGTGAATTGAAACAGCACCACatgattcacactggagagaagccttacaagtgctcacactgtggaaagagtttcactcggtcacaaaacctgaaaatacatgagagaatccatactggagagaaacctttcaagtgctcacactgtggaaagagattTACTCAGTCAGAAAACCttaaaacacacgagagaatccatactggagagaaaccttacaagtgctcacactgtggaaagagtttcactcagtcacatgaCCTGAAAACCCATgaaagaatccatactggagaaaaaccgtacaagtgctcacactgtgaaaagagtttcgctcggtcacaaaacctgaaaatacatgagagaatccatactggagagaaaccttaccacTGCTCTTCGTGTGGGAGGAATTTCAGTGCAGCAAGTCATGTAGTTAATCATATAAAAAGTTGTTGCCCAAAGTAA